Proteins from one Candidatus Dependentiae bacterium genomic window:
- a CDS encoding biopolymer transporter ExbD, with amino-acid sequence MSKFRDKRNKRKRYVEMPALVLTPLLDTALNLLVIFMISAPIIQTGIKVDLPFGKSKEVGTQQELVVTLSKDNRIFFNSYPIKINDLVDSIKKAIAQKDDLPVYVKADESVAYGKVIEIVDQLKFAGVKYVAMSTRPVS; translated from the coding sequence ATGTCTAAATTTAGAGATAAAAGAAATAAAAGAAAAAGATATGTCGAAATGCCGGCACTTGTTCTTACACCGCTATTGGATACCGCATTAAATCTACTGGTTATATTTATGATTTCAGCTCCAATTATTCAAACGGGTATAAAAGTTGATTTACCTTTTGGTAAAAGCAAAGAAGTTGGAACGCAACAAGAATTGGTGGTCACATTAAGTAAAGATAATAGAATTTTTTTCAATAGTTATCCAATCAAGATAAACGATCTTGTTGATTCAATAAAAAAAGCCATAGCTCAAAAGGATGATTTACCTGTTTATGTAAAAGCCGATGAATCTGTAGCTTATGGTAAAGTAATTGAAATCGTTGATCAGTTAAAATTTGCCGGGGTTAAGTATGTGGCAATGTCAACAAGACCCGTATCTTAA